One segment of Asterias rubens chromosome 2, eAstRub1.3, whole genome shotgun sequence DNA contains the following:
- the LOC117302920 gene encoding uncharacterized protein LOC117302920, whose amino-acid sequence MYCGDTQHHLLYFFTLVGGILIFPNVTSLELCDAPTCNCLNSFFGPIYLSVSCDVSSPDFDFAQFSIVTEFPSEPYGLELHNNAQHSREPFVVPPDAFVAFANSSSSSPSSLGFYLIDNFAPLIRGSLRGLEIQHVTFSGSAMNEFPSEALRDVSHSLLSVTVYNIVSVDGTAITFPPVHSLDVLERVTIEYTRVASSTSLMFTNLPSLRQLEITASDSSTIRTLLLVDLPSLKSLDLSGNNLMVMPSTLSGLKTLKYLDLSDNNIKSLDANLLSKLPELAKIDVQGNKIETVDQAVLEVLTGLTNLRGLSLRGNPFDCRCDMLPFIRWLREASLDIGPGNVFCKYPLKFSKIELTSPDLVSALETNCSEVVTEKLLMGTTSSVTSPDSVGLLQTTKKGDDVSPGGDFGPPQYHVIVPIVTVLAVLSVAVIASSLILHKKLKRRCFVFFRRHSTESGSRQHSTNSVNFIEVNRIYDAYVCHHDSMAEFVALTMVPKLEQEPHNLQLCVSFRDFLVGVDNLDNVSSAMNNSRATIVLLNREFITSGQCLLELNMACSQMVASVDSVTGPGDGASLVPGSETRLLLVLMDALPVEDLPATLRALRDKMTCLEWDTKDEDRCWGQLQRALLARPCISIFAFICCGIKHPVIKFGVLLLVCLFCDAFPKLMRRTPFFPLTNGNMAHHSSDSRLLCSCFLLLVIIEPARLVSICNTTISGCECIPHTGTYTITVVYCSMSLQTVFNFSNFQSVSEVPPEPWKLTFVQYYDGFNRLFKIKETFPSWKAPIVIPGNIFPLLVAAKPRVNLTFQNVHLISVEKEAFSGMTLQSIKFIDTQMSSLPMDCLLEHSSSLKRIGIRRKWRNGTPIRPPQFQYFHALMEIYIENTDFDPPQLLDHTLYDLPSLTSFIMAKSTVVNVSANAFQRVPNLTQLEISHSGLQRVPLSVSHIRNLRSLNLTGNSIMDVTCRELDSLRGASSLQILNMANNPFSCTCDLLPFIKWLVKSDLYLTQLRLPIYDYDYTLDVTETFTYSCSRPEHLRDTSLLDLGLVGYLQSNCSMQGTTAPTNHTTNDFAQNSTVTRLTVSITSAVIVLGIALLIVAVLMHRKLRIKWVGLFRRYDRFNVDCNQAVEQHLEEARYDYDAFICHHDSMDGFVADMIPRIEGEPNNFRLCVSFRDFVVGADELTNVTRALEKSRGVIILLDGEFITNGQCLLELNMACSQMISSVGGVARSGDGACLEPGSETRLLLVLMDALPVEVLPATLRALRDKITCLEWDTKDEERCWQQLTNSLRALRLEPAEQEETL is encoded by the exons ATGTATTGTGGTGATACCCAACATCATCTTCTGTATTTTTTTACCCTGGTGGGGGGCATCCTCATCTTTCCCAATGTGACGTCATTGGAGCTCTGTGATGCACCGACTTGCAACTGTTTGAACAGCTTCTTTGGCCCGATTTATTTATCTGTCTCATGTGACGTCAGCAGTCCTGACTTCGACTTCGCTCAGTTCAGTATCGTGACCGAATTTCCATCAGAGCCTTACGGACTCGAACTTCATAATAATGCGCAGCATTCCAGGGAGCCTTTCGTCGTCCCACCAGATGCATTTGTGGCCTTCGCGAACAGCTCCTCCTCATCGCCCAGTTCCCTAGGGTTTTATCTGATCGACAACTTCGCTCCACTCATTAGAGGTTCACTCCGGGGACTTGAGATACAGCACGTAACATTTTCTGGATCAGCAATGAACGAGTTCCCCTCGGAGGCTCTACGAGATGTCAGTCACTCCCTGCTGAGTGTTACTGTGTATAATATTGTATCGGTCGACGGCACGGCAATAACATTTCCCCCTGTTCACTCTCTTGACGTTCTGGAGAGAGTCACCATCGAATATACGCGGGTAGCTTCATCAACATCACTGATGTTCACCAATTTACCTTCCCTGCGTCAATTGGAAATCACAGCGTCTGATAGCAGCACCATTAGAACCTTACTTCTCGTGGATCTACCAAGCTTGAAATCACTCGATCTATCCGGTAATAACTTGATGGTGATGCCATCTACACTGAGCGGATTAAAAACCTTGAAGTACTTGGACCTATCTGATAACAACATTAAGTCCCTTGATGCCAACCTACTGAGTAAGCTGCCAGAACTGGCCAAGATTGACGTGCAAGGGAATAAGATAGAGACTGTCGATCAAGCAGTCCTTGAAGTTCTGACAGGTTTAACTAACTTGAGGGGGCTTTCACTCAGAGGCAACCCCTTCGACTGTAGGTGTGATATGCTGCCGTTTATACGGTGGCTGAGGGAGGCATCTCTGGATATTGGTCCAGGAAACGTCTTTTGCAAATATCCTTTGAAGTTCTCCAAGATCGAGCTGACATCGCCTGATTTGGTTTCTGCCTTGGAGACAAACTGCAGCGAGGTTGTCACGGAAAAGCTGCTTATGGGTACCACGTCATCAGTGACATCACCAGATTCAGTAGGCCTACTCCAAACCACGAAGAAAGGTGATGACGTAAGTCCAGGGGGTGACTTCGGGCCGCCGCAGTATCACGTTATTGTTCCCATAGTCACAGTGTTGGCTGTCTTAAGTGTAGCGGTCATAGCAAGCAGTTTGATACTGCATAAGAAACTGAAGAGAAggtgctttgtttttttcagaCGCCATAGCACCGAGTCTGGTTCCCGCCAACACTCAACTAACTCTGTCAACTTTATAGAAGTTAACCGTATATACGATGCGTACGTCTGCCATCATGATAGTATGGCCGAATTTGTCGCACTAACGATGGTACCAAAACTAGAGCAGGAACCGCACAATTTACAATTGTGTGTGTCTTTTAGAGACTTTCTGGTTGGTGTCGACAATCTGGACAATGTGTCGAGCGCCATGAATAACAGTCGAGCTACCATCGTCCTATTGAATAGAGAGTTTATTACCAGTGGTCAGTGCTTGCTGGAGCTAAACATGGCATGTTCTCAGATGGTGGCGTCTGTAGACAGTGTCACCGGGCCTGGTGACGGCGCAAGTTTAGTGCCGGGCAGTGAGACGCGTCTTTTGCTCGTCTTGATGGACGCTCTACCTGTCGAGGATTTACCGGCTACCTTGAGAGCACTCCGAGATAAGATGACATGTCTAGAATGGGATACGAAGGATGAGGATAGATGTTGGGGGCAACTACAGCGCGCTCTTTTAGCTAGAC CGTGCATCAGCATTTTCGCATTCATTTGCTGCGGAATAAAACATCCAGTTATCAAGTTTGGTGTTCTCCTGCTGGTTTGTCTTTTTTGTGACGCCTTTCCAAAGCTCATGCGAAGAACACCGTTCTTTCCCTT AACCAACGGCAATATGGCGCATCATAGTTCTGACAGTCGGCTTCTGTGCTCATGCTTCCTACTTTTAGTAATCATAGAACCAGCTCGCCTTGTCTCAATATGCAACACCACTATCAGCGGATGTGAATGCATACCCCATACCGGCACCTATACTATAACTGTCGTGTACTGTTCTATGTCCTTACAAACAGTTTTCAACTTTTCAAACTTTCAAAGTGTGAGCGAGGTGCCTCCAGAACCGTGGAAATTGACTTTCGTCCAATACTATGATGGGTTCAACCGTCTGTTCAAAATTAAAGAAACGTTTCCCTCGTGGAAAGCTCCGATAGTCATCCCAGGAAATATATTCCCTTTACTGGTGGCGGCAAAACCCCGTGTCAACCTAACCTTTCAGAATGTTCACCTGATCTCGGTCGAGAAAGAAGCATTTTCTGGCATGACCCTGCAAAGCATAAAGTTTATTGATACTCAGATGAGCAGCTTACCGATGGACTGTTTGTTAGAACACAGCTCGTCCTTGAAACGCATCGGCATTAGGCGAAAATGGAGGAACGGCACCCCAATACGACCACCGCAGTTCCAATACTTCCACGCCCTAATGGAAATCTACATCGAAAACACAGACTTTGACCCTCCTCAACTTCTTGACCACACACTGTACGATCTACCCTCTCTAACTAGCTTCATTATGGCAAAGTCAACAGTGGTGAATGTCTCGGCGAACGCTTTCCAGAGAGTTCCCAACCTCACCCAACTGGAGATATCGCACTCAGGTTTGCAGAGGGTTCCTTTGTCCGTGTCTCACATTCGGAACCTGAGATCGTTAAACCTTACCGGGAATAGCATTATGGATGTGACGTGTAGGGAGTTGGATTCACTAAGGGGAGCATCTTCCCTACAGATACTCAATATGGCCAACAATCCTTTTAGCTGTACATGTGACTTACTACCGTTTATCAAATGGCTCGTCAAGTCAGACCTGTACTTAACGCAATTAAGATTACCTATCTACGACTATGATTACACTTTGGACGTAACAGAAACGTTCACGTACAGTTGTAGCAGGCCGGAACATTTGCGAGACACATCCCTTCTGGACCTGGGGCTCGTCGGGTACCTGCAATCTAACTGCAGTATGCAAGGAACAACAGCCCCAACGAATCACACTACCAATGATTTTGCTCAAAACTCCACGGTGACGAGGCTGACTGTTTCCATTACCTCAGCCGTTATTGTGCTAGGCATTGCTTTGCTCATAGTGGCGGTATTGATGCACCGAAAACTACGAATAAAATGGGTAGGGCTGTTCAGAAGGTACGACAGGTTCAACGTTGACTGTAACCAAGCCGTTGAGCAGCACCTTGAAGAGGCTAGATACGACTACGATGCGTTCATCTGTCACCACGACAGTATGGATGGGTTTGTTGCCGATATGATCCCACGCATCGAAGGAGAACCCAATAACTTCCGTCTGTGCGTGTCCTTCCGAGACTTTGTAGTCGGTGCTGACGAGCTGACGAACGTGACCAGAGCTTTGGAGAAATCCCGGGGAGTCATCATCCTCCTTGATGGAGAGTTCATCACCAACGGGCAGTGCTTACTGGAGCTAAACATGGCGTGCTCTCAGATGATCTCGTCCGTAGGCGGGGTCGCCAGGTCTGGTGATGGTGCGTGTTTAGAACCGGGCAGTGAGACGCGTCTTCTGCTCGTCCTGATGGACGCTCTACCTGTCGAGGTTTTACCGGCTACCTTGAGAGCACTCCGAGATAAGATCACATGTCTAGAATGGGATACGAAGGATGAGGAGAGATGTTGGCAACAACTAACAAACTCTCTTCGTGCCCTGAGATTAGAACCGGCTGAGCAAGAGGAAACTTTGTAG